The genomic DNA GCCAGATCTTCCGCCGTCGAATAATGTTCCGGCGCATCGAAACCGCACGCGTTGCTGAAATGGGTATTGTGTAACTGAAGCGCCGCGGCCTTGGCATTCATGAGATCGACAAACCTGGCCTCATCCCCGCCGACATGCTCACTGGCCGCCAGGCAAGCGTCATTCGCAGACACGATCAACATGGCCTTCAACAAATCTTCCAGCCGAAAAATCTGACCGGTCCGCAAGCGCAAGTGCGTCTTGTGTGCGCGCGCGGCCTTGGGGCTGACCGTCACCTCGTCATCCAGATGGCCATACTCCAGGATGACCAGGGCCGACATGATCTTGGTCAGACTGGCCGGCGACAACCGCTTTTCACTTTCAAATTGGTAGAGGGTGGTTCCCGTCTTGAGTTCCTTGAGCAGAATGCTATGCGCCGGAACATGCCGCCACCGGAGACTATGATTCGCTTGCTTGGCGGACGGAACCGGCCGCGGATCGAAGGGCACCGTAATGACTTCATCGTCTACGTCGCTGTCGAGGGCCAGCGCCTGACCGCTCCAGAGGCCGAACAACAGAGCCAGGATTCCGAAGGCACCGATCGAAAGGGTTCGACGTAAACGATTCATGGAGAGAGTCGCACTTTCTTGTGACGCACAGACGAAGTCTGACGTTCACAGGGTATAGGTTTCTCGCACCTTCGTACCACGCAGGCTACTGGAGATCACCTTATGAAAGAATCGGAGCAAATCGGCGAGATCGATCCAGAATCCACAATTCAGGCAACGGGCATAGAGACGCCGATTCATGAGCGTGTAATGCCGCTCCACCATCATGAATCCTTTGCATTTCAGGCAGTGCATCGCCCAACCCTTGCCCCTTCGAATCGGTTTCGTGGTCGGCCCAGCGCAGCTCAGGCCGATACCGACGTCGTCACTGTATTTAGCGGAGTCGATTGAGGATCAGGGCGAGGCAGCCGGCCAACAACCCGCCCCCGAAGACTGTGGTGCTAAAGGAGAGGATCGCGCCCGAACTTCCCGCCGGGTTGGTCCCTGAGACCAGATCGCGCACCCCACCTTGAACCATCAAGACTGCCAGCGTCGTCAGGCAGCCCATGCAAAACCACCACAGAAACGATCGCACGAGCCCCCGCGGTCTAGTAGCTGAACATGGCGCGGATCCTTGTCCGGCAACCTTTTCGAACTCTATCCGAGCCCTATTGAGGTGTCAAGCAAACTGCCTATCTCCTCTTCGGATGAACCGGCGCAAACCTGAATCCTGCTGCTATTCGCCCGCGCGACCGGCCGCCGAAGCTTGCCCCTTTCGCCCGTGATGCAGGAACACCGACACACTACCCGCGCCGTTATCCGCCGTCACCAGACCAGGCTCTTCCATGTTATCGGCAGAGACACGGTAACTCGCCACGGCAAAGGGTCCGTTCCTCGTACGGTAATTGCGAGGCGGATAATGAAACGTGCCGTCGCCTCGCCCGAAGAGAATGGAGAGATCGGTCGATTGCAGATTCACGATGGCCACATCCGCAATATGGTCGCCGTCAAAATCGTGAGCCGCCCCGAAATTCGGGCTGGCATCGGCGCCGGAATCCTTACCGGGCTGGAAGGTGGCATCCCCATTGCCCAACAATGTGGTGAAGCTGTCCCCTTCTCCGTTGATGACTAACAGATCAGGCAGAGAATCGTTGTTAAAATCCGCGAAGCTGACGCCAAGCGGCCGGCGCCCGGTCTTATAGTCTTTGGGATCCCGAAATGTCCCATCGCCATTGCCGATCCACACAGATACGGCACTTAACATCGGTCCGCCATTCGTGACCACCAAATCCGGTTTGCCGTCCTGGTTGAGATCTTTCAATGCCACCGACGTGGGTGTGTCGCCGTATTCATATTGAAAGCCGGGACGAAAGGTTCCGCCGGCACTCCCGAGAAAAATCTTCACTTTGTCGTTGCGCAGCGCCACCGCCAGATCGGGATGACCGTCACCGTTCACATCCTCGCTGGACACAGAGACCGGCGTACGATGGACCGGATACTGCGGCCCATCTTCGAACTTCCCGTTGCCTCGTCCGAACAGGATCGAGACCTGATCACTCCCCGAGCAGGCAAGCACCACATCGAGTTGGTCATCGTGATTAAAGTCGTTGATGGCCAGGGAGCGGGGCTCCTGACACACCTTCACCTGAACCTGATCTCGAAACGTGCCGTCGCCGTTGCCGAACAACAGCGAAATCGTATTGCTCGATATGTTGGTGGTGATAAGGTCCGTGATTTGGTCGCGATTGAAGTCGGCTGTGGTGACGGTGGTCGGATTCTTACCGACCGGGTAACTGGCAAAGTAGTAGAAAGGGTCGGGCGGAACGTAGGGATCGGCCTTCGAACAGGCGGAAAGCATGATCAACCCGGCCAATAACACCGGTCCAACACCGAAGAACGACCGAATCTTGATGCCCCGACGGTCGGCGGTCATATCCATCTCGATGAAAAAGGCATGACATTCCGGCCAAGTCCATGCTTCGCCGCTCCCGGTTCTCGTCCGTTGGGCGGAGTATACAGAGGCCCCTCGGGCTTCGCAACGAATGGCCCGCTCCGAGAACATGCCGCCGGGGCGAACACGACTACTTGCCGAATGGGCTCAAGCATCTAGGCCTTTCGCCCCTTTGAAAACTTGGAAAGCCTTAGGCTACAATGCGGGCCAAGTGTGGAGGAGGTGCCCATGAGCAAGACAGCCAATATTCCTTTGTCGATGTACGGTGTGGCAGAAGTGTTGAAGTGGTGTATCGATCGCAATAACGGCCGCGTCAGCGGTGTCGATACGGACGGATTTAAGAAAATGCAGGCGCTCCTGGCGGAGAAGCCGACGTCGAATGATTACTTGGCACTGGACCAGTTCTGGAAGAAGCAAGTCATGTTGGAACTGACGGAAGACGAGGTATCGACCATCGACCGCTGTCTTTACGATATTCCAAACTTTGACAACGAACCGCTCCCGCAGATTCGACATAAGTTCTGGCCTGACGCCGTCGGAGCTCACTAAGCCCCGGCTATCCGCGATCGACCACCATCTTCCGGCAACCCACAGATCGTCATGCGCTGTGGGTTGCTGTGGGATTGTGCTGTTTGAGATCACGCGCCCAACGCTCCACTCATACCTTCCCTCCCGAAGGAGACTGTGCGTAGTCGCGGCCATCCTGCGATAGCCTCAAGTATGTTGATTTGATTGTTGGCGGGGGAATAGGCCCGTCCAGCCACGCGATGAGGCAGAACGGGCCCCGGATCGACAGGGCCTGGGAAACCCGAACAGATTGATGTTCCTGCTTTAGAGCGACCCCTCTCCTTTGAGAAACTTCCGGAATCGACCCATGAGGTCGGCGCCAAGGGTGCCGCCTTCCGGTTTCTTAACCTCCGGGTCACTGAAGTGTGACCGGATTTCCTGAAGGCGCTTCTCCGCCTGATCGTTCCCCTGCAATCGCTTGGTT from Nitrospira sp. ND1 includes the following:
- a CDS encoding D-alanyl-D-alanine carboxypeptidase family protein, which codes for MNRLRRTLSIGAFGILALLFGLWSGQALALDSDVDDEVITVPFDPRPVPSAKQANHSLRWRHVPAHSILLKELKTGTTLYQFESEKRLSPASLTKIMSALVILEYGHLDDEVTVSPKAARAHKTHLRLRTGQIFRLEDLLKAMLIVSANDACLAASEHVGGDEARFVDLMNAKAAALQLHNTHFSNACGFDAPEHYSTAEDLAKLSEIALHHPVFKELVREEREIIMPINEHRAYVLRTTNRLLGRIPGVQGVKTGFTSKAGRCLIAKVSQDGSDLLLVILNSKRRWNTATSLINYGLRLSDSRAGLAR
- a CDS encoding VCBS repeat-containing protein, which translates into the protein MTADRRGIKIRSFFGVGPVLLAGLIMLSACSKADPYVPPDPFYYFASYPVGKNPTTVTTADFNRDQITDLITTNISSNTISLLFGNGDGTFRDQVQVKVCQEPRSLAINDFNHDDQLDVVLACSGSDQVSILFGRGNGKFEDGPQYPVHRTPVSVSSEDVNGDGHPDLAVALRNDKVKIFLGSAGGTFRPGFQYEYGDTPTSVALKDLNQDGKPDLVVTNGGPMLSAVSVWIGNGDGTFRDPKDYKTGRRPLGVSFADFNNDSLPDLLVINGEGDSFTTLLGNGDATFQPGKDSGADASPNFGAAHDFDGDHIADVAIVNLQSTDLSILFGRGDGTFHYPPRNYRTRNGPFAVASYRVSADNMEEPGLVTADNGAGSVSVFLHHGRKGQASAAGRAGE